In the genome of Ananas comosus cultivar F153 linkage group 11, ASM154086v1, whole genome shotgun sequence, one region contains:
- the LOC109717215 gene encoding LEAF RUST 10 DISEASE-RESISTANCE LOCUS RECEPTOR-LIKE PROTEIN KINASE-like 1.1 yields the protein MCSTTVYLLFILLLLLLFCSIFSGNSAHPLSCPPTQFSCGNYTWNVSSPFFTTNSAVNPGCREVHYIYCQNDSPVIQFYNTGFVYAVRNISLPSRTIAVHDFNLNSYSWESDCVFLYNFTHPIPAINLTQLTLSTKKTLTSFSCDEIESDYNQNIFGDSLGRVSCKNYTLFLPQNSQHRRENDLPTYCSGLGDLWFTWELSFGGEYEGSNKGNISLLSGGFSHNWDLYPDCFGCNITAGSSCTTGGDPGDLDSPCQCTKQCQDDGKGRKKSEKWVIIGASGGAAAGVLISILCILLCKRRRTKNHSPSSIHLVRDSRFETHYVDTQLCSADYKTHIFSYAELDEATDGFSPSQELGDGGFGTVYKGKLRDGRIVAVKRLYENNYKRVEQFMNEIDILSPLRHQNLVSLYGCTSRHCRELLLVYEFVPNGTVADHLHGARACERVLTWPIRMQIAIETAEALGYLHAVEPPIMHRDVKTNNILLDAGFHVKVADFGLSRLFPTNATHVSTAPQGTPGYVDPEYHTCFQLTDKSDVYSFGVVLAELISSKQAVDLSRCRNEINLANMAINKIQRSELAQLVDPTLGYDSEWVIRKMITMVAELAFRCLQHDRDMRPPIKEVLEVLRAIEGVANKAGEDEELDVGVKDDAGMPSNSAALSPNSVTHKWVSRSTTSNISE from the exons ATGTGTAGTACTACAGTATACTTGCtcttcatcctcctcctcctcctcctcttctgcAGCATCTTTTCTGGAAACTCGGCTCATCCTTTATCGTGCCCTCCAACCCAATTCTCATGCGGAAATTACACCTGGAATGTTAGCTCTCCTTTCTTCACTACAAACTCCGCCGTTAATCCAGGTTGCCGCGAAGTTCATTACATCTACTGTCAGAATGATTCACCTGTGATCCAATTTTATAACACCGGATTTGTGTACGCTGTTAGAAATATTTCGCTCCCAAGTAGAACAATTGCAGTTCATGATTTCAACCTCAACTCTTATTCTTGGGAATCTGATTGTGTTTTCCTTTACAATTTTACGCACCCCATCCCTGCTATTAATCTCACCCAACTTACATTGAGTACAAAGAAGACGTTAACTTCGTTCAGTTGCGATGAGATAGAGAGCGACtacaatcaaaatattttcgGCGACTCTTTGGGTCGTGTTTCGTGCAAGAATTACACACTCTTCCTCCCCCAAAATTCACAACACCGTCGTGAGAATGATCTTCCTACTTACTGTTCGGGTTTGGGAGACCTCTGGTTTACTTGGGAATTGTCATTTGGCGGAGAATATGAAGGTAGCAATAAGGGCAACATTTCTCTGCTCTCCGGCGGTTTCTCTCACAACTGGGATCTTTATCCAGATTGTTTCGGCTGCAACATAACTGCTGGCAGTAGCTGTACTACAGGCGGCGATCCAGGAGACTTGGACTCCCCATGCCAATGCACTAAGCAGTGCCAAGATGATGGAAAAG GAAGGAAGAAGTCGGAAAAATGGGTTATAATAG GTGCTTCAGGGGGTGCAGCAGCAGGCGTGTTAATATCTATCCTATGCATTTTGCTCTGCAAGCGAAGAAGAACGAAAAATCACTCTCCCTCCTCCATTCACCTCGTCAGAGACTCGCGCTTTGAAACACACTATGTTGACACTCAATTATGTAGTGCAGATTATAAGACCCACATCTTCTCCTATGCTGAGCTCGACGAGGCCACCGATGGATTCTCTCCCTCCCAAGAACTCGGCGACGGTGGCTTTGGCACTGTCTACAAAg GAAAGCTACGAGACGGTCGGATAGTTGCTGTAAAGCGCCTGTACGAGAACAACTACAAGCGAGTGGAGCAGTTCATGAATGAGATCGACATCCTCTCCCCTCTCCGCCACCAAAACCTTGTCAGCCTCTATGGCTGCACCTCCCGCCACTGCCGCGAGCTTCTCCTCGTCTACGAGTTCGTGCCCAACGGGACCGTAGCCGACCACCTGCATGGAGCTCGTGCCTGCGAGCGAGTGTTAACGTGGCCAATACGAATGCAAATTGCTATCGAGACCGCTGAAGCCCTTGGCTACCTACATGCCGTTGAGCCGCCCATCATGCACCGTGATGTGAAAACCAACAACATCCTTCTCGATGCCGGTTTCCACGTAAAGGTCGCCGACTTTGGGCTGTCGCGTTTGTTCCCAACGAATGCGACGCATGTGTCGACTGCACCGCAGGGCACTCCGGGCTACGTGGACCCAGAGTACCACACATGCTTCCAACTCACCGACAAGAGCGACGTCTACAGTTTCGGTGTAGTCTTGGCAGAGCTGATATCGTCGAAGCAAGCAGTGGACCTTAGCAGGTGCCGGAACGAGATCAATCTTGCTAACATGGCGATCAATAAGATCCAACGGAGCGAATTGGCCCAGCTAGTAGACCCGACTCTCGGTTATGATTCTGAGTGGGTAATAAGGAAGATGATCACCATGGTGGCGGAGCTTGCCTTTAGGTGTTTGCAACATGACAGGGACATGAGGCCGCCGATAAAGGAGGTGCTTGAGGTGTTGAGAGCGATAGAAGGTGTGGCCAACAAGGCGGGGGAGGATGAAGAGCTTGATGTTGGTGTAAAGGATGATGCCGGAATGCCAAGCAATTCAGCAGCTTTGTCGCCAAATTCCGTTACACACAAGTGGGTGAGCAGGTCCACTACGTCAAACATCAGTGAGTAG